Proteins from a genomic interval of Panthera uncia isolate 11264 chromosome C1 unlocalized genomic scaffold, Puncia_PCG_1.0 HiC_scaffold_4, whole genome shotgun sequence:
- the POLR3GL gene encoding DNA-directed RNA polymerase III subunit RPC7-like isoform X2, with translation MASRGGGRGRGRGQLTFNMEAVGIGKGDALPPPTLQPSPLFPPLEFRPVPLPSGEEGEYVLALKQELRGAMRQLPYFIRPAFPKRDWRRLPRELKIRVRKLQKERTPILIPKRPPKNTEDKEETIQKLETLEKKEEEVTSEEDEEKEEEEEKEEEEEEEYDEEEHEEETDYIMSYFDNGEDFGGDSDDNMDEAIY, from the exons ATGGCCAGtcggggtgggggccggggtCGTGGCCGGGGCCAGCTGACCTTCAACATGGAGGCTGTGGGCATTGGGAAGGGGGAtgctcttcccccacccaccctgcagcCTTCTCCACTCTTCCCT CCCTTGGAGTTCCGCCCAGTGCCTCTGCCctcaggagaggaaggggaataTGTTCTGGCACTGAAGCAGGAGCTACGAGGGGCCATGAGGCAGCTCCCCTACTTCATCCGGCCAGCTTTCCCCAAGAGAG ATTGGCGACGTTTACCCCGTGAGTTAAAGATCCGAGTAAGGAAGCTACAAAAGGAAC GGACCCCCATCCTAATCCCCAAGAGGCCCCCCAAGAACACAGAAGATAAGGAAGAAACAATACAGAAACTGGAG ACcctggagaagaaggaggaggaagtgacttcagaggaagatgaagagaaagaagaagaagaagagaaggaagaggaagaagaagaggagtaCGACGAAGAAGAACATGAAGAG GAAACTGATTACATCATGTCATATTTTGACAATGGAGAGGACTTTGGGGGTGACAGTGATGACAATATGGATGAGGCTATATACTGA
- the POLR3GL gene encoding DNA-directed RNA polymerase III subunit RPC7-like isoform X1 gives MASRGGGRGRGRGQLTFNMEAVGIGKGDALPPPTLQPSPLFPPLEFRPVPLPSGEEGEYVLALKQELRGAMRQLPYFIRPAFPKRDVERYSDKYQMSGPIDNAIDWNPDWRRLPRELKIRVRKLQKERTPILIPKRPPKNTEDKEETIQKLETLEKKEEEVTSEEDEEKEEEEEKEEEEEEEYDEEEHEEETDYIMSYFDNGEDFGGDSDDNMDEAIY, from the exons ATGGCCAGtcggggtgggggccggggtCGTGGCCGGGGCCAGCTGACCTTCAACATGGAGGCTGTGGGCATTGGGAAGGGGGAtgctcttcccccacccaccctgcagcCTTCTCCACTCTTCCCT CCCTTGGAGTTCCGCCCAGTGCCTCTGCCctcaggagaggaaggggaataTGTTCTGGCACTGAAGCAGGAGCTACGAGGGGCCATGAGGCAGCTCCCCTACTTCATCCGGCCAGCTTTCCCCAAGAGAG ATGTGGAGCGTTACTCAGACAAATATCAGATGTCAGGGCCGATTGACAATGCCATCGATTGGAACCCTG ATTGGCGACGTTTACCCCGTGAGTTAAAGATCCGAGTAAGGAAGCTACAAAAGGAAC GGACCCCCATCCTAATCCCCAAGAGGCCCCCCAAGAACACAGAAGATAAGGAAGAAACAATACAGAAACTGGAG ACcctggagaagaaggaggaggaagtgacttcagaggaagatgaagagaaagaagaagaagaagagaaggaagaggaagaagaagaggagtaCGACGAAGAAGAACATGAAGAG GAAACTGATTACATCATGTCATATTTTGACAATGGAGAGGACTTTGGGGGTGACAGTGATGACAATATGGATGAGGCTATATACTGA